The sequence below is a genomic window from Phoenix dactylifera cultivar Barhee BC4 chromosome 8, palm_55x_up_171113_PBpolish2nd_filt_p, whole genome shotgun sequence.
TTGGTGTTGGACTTTAAGATGGTTGTTTTGCCCATGTACTTCCATGTTGGATGCTAGACCTTAATGTCACTTATAATATCTTACATCTATTTGGGCTGTTAAAAAATACCGGATTTCTGTTATACGCATGTTATCCTTTTTGTATTGTATTTGGTTTTTACGTAATGAACTAAGaattcctttctctctttccttttctttcaagACTACCTTATGGAGTTCAAAATTTGAGTACAGGTATTCATTCTGATCCAACATATTGCTTGCGGTCCACTGCATGTGTTGCCTGTCTGCGCTGTTGTGGCTCATAATAATGCCACTTCGGATGATCCTGTAGATTGTCTTTTGTTTCTTGCATAGCTCTGTCATTTGTCTGCTTCAGAATCCCAGTATGCTCATCAAGATAGACACTAACTGTTCTTGCTTTCCTTGTCAGGGTGTTCTCGGGATCAAGGTCAAGATCATGCTGGATTGGGATCCAAAGGGGAAGCAGGGACCTGCAACACCTCTGCCAGATTTGGTTACCATTCACACGCCAAAGGATGAGGAGGAGTGCATCAGGCCACCACTAATGGTGGCCCCGGAGTTGGAGGTTCCAGTTGCAGTCTGATCCTTGCTTGGCCCCTTT
It includes:
- the LOC120103821 gene encoding 40S ribosomal protein S3-3-like; translated protein: MESGAKGCEVIVSGKLRAQRAKSMKFKDGYMISSGQPVNEYIDSAVRHVLLRQGVLGIKVKIMLDWDPKGKQGPATPLPDLVTIHTPKDEEECIRPPLMVAPELEVPVAV